The Xanthomonas sp. DAR 34887 genome has a segment encoding these proteins:
- the yccS gene encoding YccS family putative transporter, with product MPKSSIESRLSRLWAHEKASYGLRVFIALGVAMGVCWHQQQLTALPAIFLGAIASAIAETDDNWLGRIKSVLLSLLCFAAAAAAVALLFPYPLAFVAGMALSTFALTLLGALGERYASIAQATVALAIYAMIGIDHGGRAGHVGGSAWHGIGLLMLGAAWYGLLSILWTVLFANRPVRERLSRLFFELGRYLRLKAALFEPVRQSDLHARRLALAEQNAQVVAALNAAKTAIMSRFGRSGRPGVQSGLYFRLYYMAQDFHERASSSHYPYEALTDAFFHSDVLYRCQRLLALQGKACAALGEAIRLRHPFEYGEQTQQATTDLRQSLDFLHAQADPRQARLLGSLELLVTNLQSIERRLSEAAQSDTTSDTLDTRLRDSSPHTLREMLVRVGQQLTPGSVLFRHGLRMAIALVVGYAIMQSIHASNGYWILLTTAFVCRPNYGATRLRLAQRIAGTLIGLVATWALMQLFPGTELQLLFALFGALLFFVTRTDRYMLATAAITVMALFCFNLLGDGFVLIWPRLVDTLIGCAIAAAASFLILPDWQGRRLNQVMATVLASCARYLAQVLEQYRSGMRDDLPYRIARRDMHNADAALSVALSNMLREPGRYRRNLDAGFRFLALSNTLLGYLSALGAHRAALAGEADPAIDRAGGYLQDTLGAIADALAQRQALPPADESAEVGMADALEHEDGVDDPKRRLVRNQLALTLRLLPKLRAAAHAVTAPAAAPAPPAAVPAAR from the coding sequence GTGCCGAAATCCTCGATCGAATCGCGCCTCAGCCGCCTGTGGGCCCATGAAAAGGCCAGCTACGGGCTGCGCGTGTTCATCGCCCTGGGTGTGGCGATGGGCGTGTGCTGGCACCAGCAGCAACTGACCGCGCTACCGGCGATCTTCCTCGGCGCCATCGCCAGCGCCATCGCCGAGACCGACGACAACTGGCTGGGCCGGATCAAGTCGGTGCTGCTGTCGCTGCTGTGCTTCGCCGCCGCCGCGGCCGCGGTGGCGCTGCTGTTCCCGTATCCGCTGGCGTTCGTCGCCGGCATGGCGCTGTCCACCTTCGCCCTGACCCTGCTCGGCGCGCTCGGCGAACGCTACGCCTCCATCGCCCAGGCTACCGTGGCGCTGGCGATCTACGCGATGATCGGCATCGACCATGGCGGCCGCGCCGGCCACGTCGGCGGCAGCGCCTGGCACGGCATCGGCCTGTTGATGCTCGGCGCCGCCTGGTACGGCTTGCTGTCGATCCTGTGGACCGTGCTGTTCGCCAATCGTCCGGTGCGCGAGCGGCTGTCGCGGCTGTTCTTCGAACTCGGCCGCTACCTGCGGCTCAAGGCCGCGCTGTTCGAACCGGTGCGGCAGAGCGACCTGCATGCACGGCGGCTGGCGCTGGCCGAACAGAACGCGCAGGTGGTGGCGGCGCTGAACGCGGCCAAGACCGCGATCATGAGCCGCTTCGGCCGCTCCGGCCGGCCCGGCGTGCAGTCCGGCCTGTACTTCCGCCTGTACTACATGGCGCAGGATTTCCACGAACGCGCCAGCTCCTCGCACTACCCTTACGAAGCGCTGACCGACGCGTTCTTCCACAGCGACGTGCTGTATCGCTGCCAGCGCCTGCTGGCCCTGCAGGGCAAGGCCTGCGCGGCGCTGGGCGAGGCGATCCGGCTGCGCCATCCGTTCGAATACGGCGAGCAGACCCAGCAGGCCACCACCGACCTGCGGCAGTCGCTGGACTTCCTGCACGCGCAGGCCGATCCGCGCCAGGCGCGGCTGCTCGGCTCGCTGGAACTGCTGGTCACCAACCTGCAGAGCATCGAGCGGCGGCTGTCCGAAGCCGCGCAGTCCGACACCACCAGCGACACCCTCGACACCCGCCTGCGCGACTCCTCGCCGCACACGCTGCGCGAGATGCTGGTGCGCGTCGGCCAGCAGCTCACCCCGGGCTCGGTGTTGTTCCGCCACGGGCTGCGCATGGCGATCGCGCTGGTGGTCGGCTACGCCATCATGCAGTCGATCCACGCCAGCAACGGCTACTGGATCCTGCTCACCACCGCCTTCGTGTGCCGGCCCAACTACGGCGCCACCCGGCTGCGCCTGGCGCAGCGCATCGCCGGCACGCTGATCGGGCTGGTCGCGACCTGGGCGCTGATGCAGCTGTTCCCCGGCACCGAACTGCAGCTGCTGTTCGCGCTGTTCGGCGCGCTGCTGTTCTTCGTCACCCGCACCGACCGCTACATGCTGGCCACCGCCGCGATCACGGTGATGGCGCTGTTCTGCTTCAACCTGCTCGGCGACGGCTTCGTGCTGATCTGGCCGCGCCTGGTGGATACGCTGATCGGCTGCGCGATCGCCGCGGCGGCGTCGTTCCTGATCCTGCCCGACTGGCAGGGCCGGCGCCTCAACCAGGTGATGGCCACGGTGCTGGCCAGCTGCGCGCGCTACCTGGCGCAGGTGCTGGAGCAGTACCGCAGCGGCATGCGCGACGACCTGCCCTACCGCATCGCCCGCCGCGACATGCACAACGCCGACGCCGCACTGTCGGTGGCGCTGTCCAACATGCTGCGCGAGCCGGGCCGCTACCGGCGCAACCTGGATGCGGGCTTCCGCTTCCTGGCGCTGTCCAACACCTTGCTCGGCTATCTGTCGGCGCTGGGCGCGCACCGCGCCGCACTGGCCGGCGAGGCCGATCCGGCCATCGACCGCGCCGGCGGCTACCTGCAGGACACCCTGGGCGCGATCGCCGACGCGCTGGCGCAGCGCCAGGCGCTACCGCCGGCCGACGAATCGGCCGAGGTGGGCATGGCCGATGCGCTGGAACACGAAGACGGAGTCGATGATCCCAAGCGGCGGCTGGTGCGCAACCAGCTGGCGCTGACCCTGCGCCTGCTGCCCAAGCTGCGCGCCGCCGCGCATGCGGTCACCGCTCCGGCTGCGGCGCCAGCGCCACCGGCGGCCGTGCCGGCCGCACGCTGA
- a CDS encoding LysR substrate-binding domain-containing protein has protein sequence MLTLRQLEFAVAVAEEGSFTAAARRCHTVQSALSHQIAKIEEALGARLFERGARQVRLTAAGEVFLHNARETLRAAERLHEEMAQALGTVRGRLHIGQISSLTTVQVPALLRRFRAAHSAVDVHLRTGMSDALLLDLGEGRLDVALVGVGPHIVLPEQRLLLHEEPLALIAAPGNRFAARAEVSLQELEDAPMAGLIAGAGVRGIIDRAFAEAGLRQRLQYEVTHADLQRQLVVEDLGLAIVPQTMAAAMHGVAVIALRERFRFLTYATWRSDPTPAARALIALLRQQAGAGAPT, from the coding sequence ATGCTGACCTTGCGCCAACTCGAGTTCGCCGTCGCCGTGGCCGAGGAAGGCAGCTTCACCGCCGCCGCGCGGCGCTGCCACACGGTGCAGTCGGCGCTCAGCCACCAGATCGCCAAGATCGAGGAAGCGCTGGGCGCGCGGCTGTTCGAGCGCGGCGCGCGGCAGGTGCGGCTGACCGCCGCCGGCGAGGTGTTCCTGCACAACGCACGCGAGACCCTGCGTGCCGCCGAACGCCTGCACGAGGAGATGGCGCAGGCGCTGGGCACCGTGCGCGGGCGCCTGCACATCGGTCAGATCTCGTCGCTGACCACGGTACAGGTGCCGGCGCTGCTGCGCCGCTTCCGCGCCGCGCACAGCGCAGTGGACGTGCACCTGCGCACCGGCATGAGCGATGCGCTGCTGCTCGATCTGGGCGAAGGCCGGCTGGACGTGGCCCTGGTCGGCGTAGGGCCGCACATCGTCCTGCCGGAGCAGCGCCTGCTGCTGCACGAGGAGCCGCTGGCGCTGATCGCCGCGCCCGGCAACCGTTTCGCCGCGCGCGCCGAAGTCTCCCTGCAGGAACTGGAGGATGCGCCGATGGCCGGGCTGATCGCCGGCGCCGGCGTGCGCGGCATCATCGACCGCGCCTTCGCCGAAGCCGGCCTGCGCCAGCGCCTGCAATACGAGGTCACCCATGCCGACCTGCAACGGCAGCTGGTGGTCGAGGACCTGGGCCTGGCGATCGTGCCGCAGACCATGGCCGCGGCGATGCACGGCGTGGCGGTGATCGCGCTGCGCGAGCGCTTCCGCTTCCTGACCTACGCCACCTGGCGCTCGGACCCGACCCCGGCCGCACGCGCGCTGATCGCGCTGCTGCGGCAGCAGGCAGGCGCCGGCGCACCCACCTGA
- a CDS encoding MFS transporter, whose translation MDTTPHPPLHRGLVLLMAAATGLAVASNYYAQPLLEVLAQTFAIDVRSAGAVVTTAQLAYAAGLLLLVPLGDRFERRSLIVGLYALSAVGLLVSAASTSFALLLLGTLVTGLSSVAAQILVPFAATLAAPHERGRVVGTVMSGLLLGILLARTVSGLLAGIGGWHVVYWVAAALILLVAALLWRALPRHPGNPRLSYPHLIGSVLALLRDEPVLRARAILGGLIFAGFSMFWTTLAFLLSGPSYGYGTATIGLFGLIGAAGAFAANLSGKLADRGAGHWVGWGGLAMLLLSWLLLAAAPHSLWLLIAGVLLLDVAVQGVHIGNQHVIYQLDPKARNRITSAYVTCYFIGGAIGSSLGTAAYAYAGWNGVVVGGAALAVAALLWTGVSVRPARPPVALAPQPER comes from the coding sequence ATGGACACGACCCCGCATCCCCCGTTGCACCGCGGCCTGGTACTGCTGATGGCCGCCGCCACCGGCCTGGCGGTGGCCAGCAACTACTACGCGCAGCCGCTGCTGGAGGTGCTGGCGCAGACCTTCGCGATCGACGTGCGCAGCGCCGGCGCGGTGGTCACCACCGCGCAGCTGGCCTATGCCGCCGGGCTGCTGTTGCTGGTGCCGCTGGGCGATCGCTTCGAGCGCCGCAGCCTGATCGTGGGGCTGTACGCGCTCAGTGCGGTAGGCCTGCTGGTCAGCGCCGCCTCCACCAGCTTCGCGCTGCTGCTGCTCGGCACCCTGGTCACCGGGCTCAGCTCGGTGGCCGCGCAGATCCTGGTGCCGTTCGCCGCCACCCTGGCCGCGCCGCACGAGCGCGGACGGGTGGTCGGCACGGTGATGAGCGGCCTGCTGCTCGGCATCCTGCTGGCGCGCACCGTGTCCGGGCTGCTGGCCGGCATCGGCGGCTGGCACGTCGTGTACTGGGTGGCCGCGGCGCTGATCCTGCTGGTGGCGGCGTTGCTGTGGCGCGCGCTGCCGCGGCATCCGGGCAATCCGCGGCTGTCCTATCCGCACCTGATCGGGTCGGTGCTGGCGCTGCTGCGCGACGAACCGGTGTTGCGTGCGCGCGCGATCCTGGGCGGGTTGATCTTCGCCGGTTTCAGCATGTTCTGGACCACGCTGGCGTTCCTGCTGTCCGGCCCCAGCTACGGCTACGGCACCGCGACGATCGGCCTGTTCGGCCTGATCGGCGCCGCCGGCGCGTTCGCCGCCAACCTGTCGGGCAAGCTCGCCGACCGCGGCGCCGGGCATTGGGTGGGCTGGGGCGGGCTGGCCATGCTGCTGCTGTCGTGGCTGCTGCTGGCCGCCGCGCCGCACTCGCTGTGGCTGCTGATCGCCGGAGTGCTGCTGTTGGACGTGGCGGTGCAGGGCGTGCACATCGGCAACCAGCATGTGATCTACCAGTTGGATCCGAAGGCGCGCAACCGCATCACCTCGGCCTACGTTACCTGCTACTTCATCGGCGGTGCGATCGGTTCCAGCCTGGGCACCGCCGCCTATGCCTACGCCGGCTGGAACGGGGTGGTGGTCGGCGGCGCGGCGCTGGCGGTGGCCGCGCTGCTGTGGACGGGGGTCAGCGTGCGGCCGGCACGGCCGCCGGTGGCGCTGGCGCCGCAGCCGGAGCGGTGA
- a CDS encoding TonB-dependent siderophore receptor: MPTQFPRHCLLPLALAAAFCAPAHAVAGTDADPAEREATELDAIRVSAERAEAPAGALGERPARDTPFSITRIDADDLQERQVNSLAQMFMTDPSVSGNVGAYNSSWYTTIQVRGLPVSYSNGYKLNGMPLYTYGAEWPSESMQQVQLLKGASGFMYGFGAPGGIVNYITKKPTDTPLLDLSMGYRDGGVYSAQLDNGRRFGEDDRFGYRLNLLREQGDTYNDTHVERTLASLGLDARLSEDLTWTADLLYQNRKLENEAPTITFYGYGDSALPRRLDPRRDRAIRDTFFNTEMQSAMTGLRWRIDEAWNVRLDLSYSKFRSSINKIWDYVLNREGDTNTYIYDLGNLAENYLAQGLLEGRFSTGPIDHQLVAGASWQQADSGWAKQNLWYQLGTSNLYQDSALSYHSTHSRDTYRSDRVEQNALFASDTLSVGAHWSLLLGLRHTRYEQNSWDVDGTHTARYQKSVNTPTVALLFKPRDDQTVYASYVESLEQGSTVGQLYENRNTLLPPLESKQYELGYKLERARWALDAAWFRIERGAEYGNAANYYVQDGEVRYQGFDLSGHVQATPNWRIGAGATWVDADYLRNEAAAVGRTPAGVARFQATLNTAYAFDAVPGLSVHAAAKHYGSQPYGTSLWNDLYDLKLPSFTLLDAGLGYRTHWGATPVTLRGELTNLTDRRYWSNDGNGYGQPRTWSLNATFEL, translated from the coding sequence ATGCCCACCCAATTCCCACGCCATTGCCTGCTGCCGCTCGCACTGGCCGCCGCATTCTGCGCTCCCGCCCATGCCGTAGCCGGGACCGATGCCGATCCCGCCGAGCGCGAGGCCACCGAACTGGACGCGATCCGGGTCAGCGCCGAGCGCGCCGAGGCGCCGGCCGGCGCCCTGGGCGAACGGCCGGCGCGCGACACGCCGTTCTCGATCACCCGCATCGATGCCGACGACCTGCAGGAGCGCCAGGTGAACTCGCTGGCGCAGATGTTCATGACCGATCCGTCGGTCTCCGGCAACGTCGGCGCTTACAACAGCAGCTGGTACACCACCATCCAGGTACGCGGCCTGCCGGTCAGCTACAGCAACGGCTACAAGCTCAACGGCATGCCGCTGTACACCTACGGTGCCGAGTGGCCGAGCGAGAGCATGCAGCAGGTGCAGCTGCTCAAGGGCGCCAGCGGCTTCATGTACGGCTTCGGCGCCCCCGGCGGCATCGTCAACTACATCACCAAGAAGCCCACCGATACGCCGCTGCTCGACCTGAGCATGGGCTACCGCGACGGCGGCGTGTACAGCGCACAGCTCGACAACGGCCGCCGTTTCGGCGAGGACGACCGCTTCGGCTATCGCCTCAACCTGCTGCGCGAACAGGGCGACACCTACAACGACACCCACGTCGAGCGCACACTGGCCTCGCTGGGGCTGGATGCGCGCCTGAGCGAGGATCTCACCTGGACCGCCGACCTGCTCTACCAGAACCGCAAGCTGGAGAACGAAGCGCCGACCATCACCTTCTACGGCTATGGCGACAGCGCGCTGCCGCGCCGCCTGGACCCGCGCCGCGACCGCGCCATCCGCGACACCTTCTTCAACACCGAGATGCAGTCGGCGATGACCGGCCTGCGCTGGCGGATTGACGAGGCCTGGAACGTGCGCCTGGACCTGAGCTACAGCAAGTTCCGCAGTTCGATCAACAAGATCTGGGACTACGTGCTCAACCGCGAGGGCGACACCAACACGTATATCTACGACCTGGGCAACCTCGCCGAAAACTACCTGGCGCAAGGCCTGCTCGAAGGCCGCTTCAGCACCGGCCCGATCGACCACCAGCTGGTCGCCGGCGCGAGCTGGCAACAGGCCGACAGCGGCTGGGCGAAGCAGAACCTGTGGTACCAGCTGGGCACCTCCAACCTGTACCAGGACAGTGCCCTCAGCTACCACAGCACCCATTCGCGCGACACCTATCGCAGCGACCGGGTCGAGCAGAACGCGCTGTTCGCCAGCGATACGCTCAGCGTCGGCGCGCACTGGTCGCTGCTGCTGGGCCTGCGCCACACCCGCTACGAACAGAACAGCTGGGACGTGGACGGTACGCACACCGCGCGTTACCAGAAGTCGGTCAACACTCCGACCGTGGCGCTGCTGTTCAAGCCGCGCGACGACCAGACCGTGTACGCCAGCTACGTCGAATCGCTGGAGCAGGGCAGCACCGTCGGCCAGCTCTACGAGAACCGCAACACGCTGCTGCCGCCGCTGGAAAGCAAGCAGTACGAGCTGGGCTACAAGCTGGAGCGCGCGCGCTGGGCGCTGGATGCGGCCTGGTTCCGCATCGAGCGCGGCGCCGAATACGGCAACGCCGCCAACTACTACGTGCAGGACGGCGAGGTGCGCTACCAGGGCTTCGATCTCAGCGGCCACGTGCAGGCCACGCCGAACTGGCGCATCGGCGCCGGCGCGACCTGGGTCGACGCCGACTACCTACGCAACGAGGCGGCGGCGGTCGGCCGCACCCCGGCCGGCGTGGCCAGATTCCAGGCCACGCTCAACACCGCGTACGCATTCGACGCCGTGCCCGGGCTGAGCGTGCACGCGGCCGCCAAGCACTACGGCTCGCAGCCCTACGGCACGTCGCTGTGGAACGACCTGTACGACCTGAAGCTGCCGTCCTTCACCCTGCTCGATGCCGGTCTGGGCTATCGCACGCACTGGGGCGCCACGCCGGTGACGCTGCGCGGCGAGCTCACCAACCTCACCGACCGCCGCTACTGGAGCAACGACGGCAACGGCTATGGCCAGCCGCGTACCTGGTCGCTGAACGCCACGTTCGAACTTTGA